catgcatgctaggcaattgctctaccactgagccacaaccctagcccctgaaaaaaaaattttaaacatttatttatttatgtatttttagttttaggcggacacattactttgtttttatgtggtgctgaggatcgatcccggtgcctcacacatactaggcgagcgctctaccactgagccacagccccagcccccctgaaaaattttttatataaaaagatcaAATATAAGCAAAAGCAGAGAAAACAGTTTGAGCTTCCCTATACCATCACCAGGCTTTACCAGTGACCAGTGACAAATCTATGGTCATGTTTACCTCATGCACTCTCCCACTCCtgagtattttaaagcaaatcttagatatcattatttcttttctttttttttttttttttttagtttttggcagacacaacatctttgtatgtggtgctgaggatcgaaccctggccgcacgcatgccaggcgagcatgctaccgcttgagccatatccccagcccctagatatCATTATTTCATCCATAAACACTTCGGTATTATCTCTAATGATATAaggattcttgtttttttttttttttaatgttttaagaagTCCATTTGGAGAAATACTGTAATTTGAAATTTGGTCAGTAATGAAACATTTTGCAGTAATtctgtttatgtatttatatgtataggtatgtacatatttattttaagagacagggttaCTGTGGTTAGGTTGCTATATTGCCCATACTGGTCCTGAATTCTTGGGCTCAATTGATTCTCCCActacctcccaagtagctgtagGCATGCTCCAGTGTCTGGCTCCAGTTGGTGGGGGAGGTGTACGTGTGTTACTAGTGATGGAACCCAGGAtttctgtaccactgagctatgtccccagccctttttattttttattttaagaaagggtcttgctaagttgcaaagACTGGCCTCGGACTTGcaatctcctgcttcagccttcagagttgctggaattacaggcatgtgctactataCCACCACACTTTGCATTTGGCAGTTATCTTAATGTTATGCAATGTTTTATGTTAGTATCCCATCCTGAAACTTTAGCCATTATTTGGAATActtattatgttatttaaaaatatataaacttattttttagaaACATATAGTCTGAAGTTTGGGTATTTCTCAGtgtttaagaaaaatcaaatttctttttctttggtctatttcttgtctttttaggTACGTGCTTTCCAACATGCCTTCAGCACTAATGACTGCTCCAGGAATGTCTATATTAAGAAGAATGGCTTTACTTTGCATCGAAACCCTATCGCTCAGAGCACTGATGGTGCAAGGACCAAGATCGGTTTCAGTGAGGGCCGCCATGCATGGGAAGTGTGGTGGGAGGGCCCTCTGGGCACTGTGGCAGTGATTGGAATTGCTACAAAACGGGCCCCCATGCAGTGCCAAGGTTATGTGGCATTGCTGGGAAGCGACgaccagagctggggctggaaTCTGGTGGACAATAATCTACTACATAATGGGGAAGTCAATGGCAGTTTTCCACAATGCAACAATGCACCAAAATACCAGGTGAGAAACTGTTTTCAGGTGTGGGCCTTTGTCCAATCACACCTTAATTTGTTTTAggcttataaatttttatataattttaaagtaaaaggtATATATGATGTATCTCAATATCTGTTAATGCATATTCCACCATAAACAACTCATCTTTGTTCTAGATTGAGGATTGGGAAACATTTTCTGTACAAAGTCATAAAGTaagtattttaggctttgcagtcAATACAATCTCTATCACAGCTTTCAACCGTTGTTATAGCACAAATGAGCTGTAGataatatatgaacaaatgaacATGACTGTGTTCTAATAAGATCTTATTTATGGGCTGCAGGACAGATTTGGCCCAGGGATTATAGTTTGTGAGTTCTTGATCAAGATTTCATCTTTCCTATATCATGGCATATCCAAATTATTGTTTTCTACGTATCTCAGCTCAACAAATGCACCTATGTACCTACACATGCATACTCACCCTCTGCTAGCTACTTATTAATCTGTGGATTCAAAACCCTTGGAGGTGTCAATAATTTCTAGAGACAGACAAGTTCAGACAAACTGCTAgagtttttaattcttttcaccTTAGCCTTAAGGCATACTCATTTTATTCTGGAGTCAAAGTTATAATTACTATTTCTAAAAGCCTTATTACTATAGATGTGATAGAGTATAAAACACAGTAATCTGATAAGAAATTAGAAGTCTTATGGAACTATAGATTCCATATTTCAGAGCCATGTGTAGCTTGAAATCTGTAGTCTCATTGATGACCTATCAGGCATACTAaagtagaaaaactaaaaacGTATTCCATTTCCTGAGTTATAAAACctggaagtattttattttattttatagaattcttTCCTCATTGTCTTTTTATGTTCTGCAAATACCCTACATAGAAGGGTGTCTGGATTTCATAATCACCAAAGATAAACTCCTGTCACTACCTTTGCAgtaattttataatgataattcTTCAAGTGTTTTTCAGAaacatattctgttttattttttttcaattttctttttcaatttactAACTTGTTTAATTCCCATGTATGACCTATTTTGAGGAATGTTTCATGTGTGCCTAGAAAGAATATAAACTGATGGAATATTCTATGATAGGTCAAGTTGGTCGATAGGGTTCAAGTCTTCTGTATtgttactgatttttctttttttctgttcttataCTGAGAGAAGTATTGAAATCCTAAACTACACTTGCTACCttgtttattctttcctttctgtcAGCTTTGCTTCATAGATTTTTGGGCTCTGTTATTGGatgaatgtacatttttaaatgttatatctTTCTGTCTAATTAGTTCTTTTGTAGTCATGAAATGACCTTTGACTGTTCAGATTCCTTTAAATCTGTTTTGTCTGGTTTTAATATAACCTGTCCAGTTTTCTCATGTTTACTATTTTGCAAAGGGCTCCCTGGtgcccttttctttcttgtattAAAGTGGGTCTCCTACGTAGCATGTGGTATTGATTTTTATCTAACCCAGTCTCATAATCTCTGCTTTCTAGtgtttagttcatttatatttaatgtaattattggaCTGCTTGATAATGTCCTTGTCTCTGTGTCTATGAACTTATGTACACACatgtacagacacacacacacacacacacaggcttgtTTCTCTATGTTCTTTGGATTAGATCATTTCTGTTGCAACATCTTCAAGTTTGTTGCTTCTTTTTCCTGCCATCTCAACTGCTATTGAACTAGGCTAATGAGTTTTGGTTATATTATACTCTTTAACTCTAGACTTTTCattgaatttctttcttatttatttatttttgtaactggagattgaacccagggttgtttttactaaattgctgaggctggcctcaagtttgctatccttctgtctcagcctcctaaacggctggaattacaggagtgtgtcacCATGCCAAGCTGGTTTCTTTATTTAGAGTTTGCTTTTCTCTTTGAGATTTTCTGCTTATTCACTACTAAATACTATTTTATCCTTTGGACACATTTAAGATAGCTACTTTGAAGTCTTTGCCAAATGTAACACATAGGCCTACTTGGAGTCAGTTTCTGCTGACAAACCCCCTACCCGCaacctccttttcttttcctacaaagtcatttttttttgttgaaacTGGAATGTAGgtaatatgttttattatttacaaaactctggaatgttttgtttttctagaaacTTGTTTTATTCTCTGAAGAGTGTAGGTTTTCTTATAATGGTAAGTATTTAATTTACCTGGACTCAAACCATAAACTTGATCTTCCACGTGGTATGAAGTAGCTAATGCCATTGCCCAGTTCTAATGTCATCACCTTTGCTGCTTTTCAGTCTGGTTTCCTGGGGGTTTCCCTGGCTTCTGAAATCCTTGTAGTCTCAAAGGATTTGGGCAGACTTTATTATCAAACATATGGGCTCACCCctctctgtggtttttttttttgcttctggagTACCTTCTTACAGTTTCCAGTTGCTATGCCATCCTCAAGATTTATTCACTGCCCTCTGTAGCTAGTAAGACTTTTACTTTTTGCTTCCTACTCTGTATGCATGGTGTAGCTCAAAGTTGAagcaaacttaaaaattttagcaGGATTAATCCTGTCTTTGTAGTCTTGTTTTTTGTGAAATATGAGTAACTCTTCGGATTTACATGAGGATTAAATGGCACAATGCAAACGAAATACACAATtactcaacaaaatattatttccattttgttgtttttggtgttgttttggTAGTAACATTGATGGTGATGATTTGGAGGTTCTTAGGTCCACAGAGTAAGATATGAGTTTATTTTATGTtgggcaaaggaaaggaaaagcagaTGTTGATAATTATTTGTGACAGAAAAATGCAGCAAAGGAAAGTAAATGACAATGATAGGAATTGTAATCAGGaattattaaattttgatttttttattgtaaatattcGAACTTTCTACCTCTGAATATATAAATGCAACTCTCTTATAGCAAACTATAAAGATGAAACATTCTTCTTTGCTTTtcagaatggagaaagaaatgaacatattGAGCTTTCAGTTTAGTTTAATAGTCTGAACTCTTATAACTGGACCACAAATTGACTATTCAGTAAAGCCAATTCTAAATTTTTAGAATAATATAGACAGGTTTAATTTTCCATGATTACATAAATTCCACATTGGAACTGATTTGTAAACTTAAGCCTATTGAGTGTTTtattacagtgattttttttttaaatcatggtaaaatatacatagcacatttattattttaacacttTGTAAGCATACAACAATGCAATGTTGTGTAACCACCTCTGCTATTTATACCCAAAACATTTTTTGTGATCCCCAACATAAACTCCAAATTCACTAAACAATAACTCCTCATTTTCCCTGCTCCTCGGTTCTTGGTAACCTCCATTCTACCTTCTGtctctatttaattattttagatattttatataaatggaatcatataatatttattttttatgtccagcttatttagcataatgttttcatgtTAATCCATGTTGTAGCTTAATAACGTTCTATGTGTGTATATTCAATAGTGATTTGAGAAGGTTATTTATATAGCCTTTGGCAAAATAGACCAAGTTACAGATGTTAGTGTTAACTTGCTTAAGAAACATCTTTAagcaaagaatatataaaatctcGGGACAGTTCAGGGGGAACATTTAAATTGTTAGTAATTAAATGTGGATCCCATGTTGTCTCAGAAAAGTGATCAGAATAAACACTTTTGATGAGAATATTATTCTTCTAGATGTTTCTCTCTGACCAAAAGAtttcccttcttatttttctagataacattaaaaatatttttttcttagtaataTTTTAACTTCTTAATTTGTGTCATGTTTCTTCTGGCTATGCCTTTGGTGtattttcttctaactttttttaaaaaaaaattatttgattaattatttatttttatgtggtgctgaggattgaacccagtgcattgcacttgctaggcaaacgCTGTACCACtcagccataaccccagcccttctgaCTGTCTTTTGATGTCTTTTTGCAGATAGGAGAAAGAATTCGAGTCATCTTGGACATGGAAGATAAGACTTTAGCTTTTGAACGTGGATATGAGTTCCTGGGGGTTGCCTTTAGAGGACTTCCAAAGGCCTGTTTATATCCAGCAGTTTCTGCTGTATATGGCAACACAGAAGTGACTTTGGTTTACCTTGGAAAACCCTTGGATGGATGACAGTAGCTTTCTTGGGATGAAAGACAGACTGGAGAAGAGATCTACTTGTGGAAAGTAGAATCATGAAGTGACAGTGTCATATGTGCATGTCCAAGAAACATCCTGAAAAACACATGAAATTGTAAACTGGAGAAGCAACTCTATTAACAGATTATCTTAGTGTTTCCTCTTTCCATTGGGCCAGAAAAATCCTCAGGGTTGCAGTTGGTTGAGTGGGCAGTTGACATATGCATGTTGCAACAGATTTTGTCTCTATGTTAGCAATGTGTTATTTCCAACTTTAAAGGTGAGATTTTAGGGACATCCATAAAAGGGATAAGGATTTTTAAGTAATGCGTTTGTGAAAAAGATTGATCCCATCTTACAACTGCCTGTTTTTTCTCCAGTCCCTTTTTTCCCAGCCAGCTTGACTATTAGAAAAGTATGAAACTGGTTgggttttatttaatatttttaatatattgagaAGCATGGTCTGCTTGGACTGCACTTCTCtaacaatgagaaataaaattgtgCAGCTATTTTAAGAGTTGTATATACAATATGTGTGTAAAAAAgaactgtaaaaaagaaaaaaaggacaaagggTTGCTTTGTTCTATTTCAGTTTCTTAAAAACCACTACATGgtacaaaatcaaaataacatTTAGGGACAATTGGGTAACTACAAAGAGGAGGATTTTAAGAGGAGATGTGTTGTATTGGCTCATTTGGTCTTACTTTTGATTCAGTTCCTGTAACTGTTATAGTCTGTTGTCTGTTGTTggcttgttttgatttttgtttagttAAACCATCAAAATTATAGTTAAGACTCCTCAATCTCCTGGCTAAAGATTGAGGGAAGACAAGTCTATTTCTGATTATTCATATATCAGTAAAGATGATCTAAACataatagtaatatatatattttgggggtttttttggctTTCTGAGAAAGTGTCTCATAACTGAAAACAATGCCATGTGCTCTTACAGTCCTCAAATATGAACGATATTAGTCATACAACCTAGgaaaagaattaattaatgattcttttatttttaactttataatgCTGTAGATATTAaagttttttaatttcatgttgttTACATCATGTAACAGTCCAAGCCTCAAACTCTTCTTTGGggctattaaaaaatgtttacctaCCCATCTGAAGCAGTGCCAACCTGAACCCAGGTTAATTTTATTAATCTCATTATAGATAATTGCCCCCATGGGACTTGAAATATAACACCTTGTGCTGAGAATTTCAGGTTGgcaatgttttgaaattttcattggAGGAGAGCTTAACATCCTATtttgataaatcttttttttttctcattaacaCTCTTTTGAATTAATAATCCAACACATATGAgctgagatttttcttttgttagaagAGAAACAAACATCTTTCTGTATGAAAGTATAAATTGTATGGTTTCAGATATATAAGAATTAATTAAGACAAGTGaaatatttgtactttttaaattattgccgtatgtataattttaaatctaataaaattagGGACAGCAAGCAGCTTGCTGGGGTTCTTGGGTTGCTCCTTGAGagttaaaattatcaaaatcccTATGAAGCAGGAGATGTCAGCCATAGAACAAAGATTTGTTattgttacctgaaagttttacaAGTATTTATTGTGCATTTGGTATGTTGTTTGAAACGAAAAAAAAGATTGTTAAAGATTCTTTTCGATATCCATGTCAAGAAAAAGCTGCCTTGTACAGAGTGAAAGTATATGTTAAATGTATTAGAGAATATAGCTGACACAGGAATTGGTTTTTCTAGGTGTAGAACAACTCAATTGGTTAAATCTAAATGATTA
This window of the Ictidomys tridecemlineatus isolate mIctTri1 chromosome 3, mIctTri1.hap1, whole genome shotgun sequence genome carries:
- the Fbxo45 gene encoding F-box/SPRY domain-containing protein 1, with translation MAAPGPGAGAASGGAGCSGGGAGAGSGSAGLGGRLPSRVLELVFSYLELSELRSCALVCKHWYRCLHGDENSEVWRSLCARSLAEEALRTDILCNLPSYKAKVRAFQHAFSTNDCSRNVYIKKNGFTLHRNPIAQSTDGARTKIGFSEGRHAWEVWWEGPLGTVAVIGIATKRAPMQCQGYVALLGSDDQSWGWNLVDNNLLHNGEVNGSFPQCNNAPKYQIGERIRVILDMEDKTLAFERGYEFLGVAFRGLPKACLYPAVSAVYGNTEVTLVYLGKPLDG